The genome window ACTGCAGAtagaattaaaattaacatCATTGTGAGTATCTGACACAACTATAATACTTCTCCCATATGCCGCTGACAAGAATATTTATCCTTAGGTACTGAGGGCAAGTATAAATTTTATGTCATATACAAGACCATGGcaaaaatgtggaaatgtggTACTTGGGATGGCAACATCATGATAGTGTCATTTGTACAGTCTACTTTAAATGaaagcatttctaaaaatatttaaatggattaagcttttcaaaattttctgaaaatgtcttCAGGAAATATCTCTCCAATAAGCAAAGGCTCTTAGATGAGCAgagtttttttagtttttctatCATTAATATCAAACCAGAAGAACATAGCAAAGTCATAGTAGCTGACAAAACAACaagattttgtttcttgttttctgagTACAGGTCACTTTGAATAAACTGAATTCTAGTAATAATCTCATACTGTAATTCAATTATTTCAATCCAATCTATAACCAAAATAAAGCTGCACCATCAGTATTGAAATTACCACTGCAATCACAGGGGACTTCCATAAATTAACAATGTGCACCAGAAAGACGTAGACACAGGTGTACAGATTATTGAAAACAATTTGAAAGCATAAATAGCAATTAATTATCTCATAATTCCCAGCATTTACTTATCTTTCTAATCCTGTTGGGATTTATTATACTAATTTGACTTGGTTCTCCCCTCATCCAAACCTGGAGAATATTCCAGTAAGACTAACCCATCATATGTGGTGATCTGCAAATCAACTGCAAGCAGACTTTTTTCTATTATAATagaaacacaaaggaaagaGTTGtctaaaaggaaatatttaaaaggaacTTCATGCTCAGCTCTATTAATTTTGCCACACCACGAAAACACATTTTGCAGTTCTCAACAGGAGATCTATTTTTACGTAAATTTATCCACAATTTGATAAATATGCAACATACTGATATCAGGTTTGTCTCTACCACTAGAAGCATGTCCAGAAGATCAAAAAGGAAACTATGCTCACTTTTGCCCACATGACCCTAGATGGCCCACAATAAAAACCTGGAGCTTTAGAGACAACTCTTACCTCAATATCTATAACTTTTTCAGAAGGATTATCAATCAGGAATCGTGCTAATGTTCCAGGTGTAGTGCGGTAAGTTAAAATTACAGAGTTTTTGGAATCCTGGCACCATTGAATGAAAAGGTCTCTAGAAAACCCACATTCCAAGTCAGGCTGACTGGCAAGAACAACCTTTGGACTAGGCACTCGAGCCAGATCAGAAAGACTGTGACATAAGGAGAGATGGCGGAACTGAAAAGGGTTGTTTCTCTTGTCCTCAAAGCACCTCATCAACTTGTCACTCATCCATTCAACCTAAAATATGTATTAGAGAAAGTTATCTATACAAATACAAGTTCTTCAACAGTACAAGTTTGATATGAATTACAGGATGCAATATACTCATGATTACATCAGTATTTCTCAGCAAGTGTAGAAATAATGTCGAACATAACAAACACTGACACAAGTTCTCTTTTTTAACAACTATAAACCATGCTAACAAGTCATCGTAAAAACAGAAATCAGTATCAAGAAACATGCCCACTGTCACAACTGGATGCTGTGTTGCTTGATCAAAAGAGCTGAGACAAACATGCACTACAGAATAAGGACATTCCCCCAGTATTTTGCCATTTCTTaccattaaaaagaaaagcttttgcaTAAATGTTCCTTTACTCTTCATAATTGgatttcaaaatcaaaacaaacctGTGATTTAGAGAACTCCACTACATTGTAGCTGACATTATTCAAAAGTGCGAGAGAGTAGACTCCTAATCCTGCATCTTTTGTTCTCCAGATCTGATCAAGAAGCTGAGCAAGTTCCAGAACTCTGCCTGCAGTATCCACGGCTATTAATACATTTCCATCACCTCGTAATGTCTCCAAAACATTAGCTaataagaattaaaaacaaaacaaaaacctactTATACTTTGAACCAAAGTCAGAAAGTCTGTGATGcggcttggattttttttttgttatctcaCATTAGCAATCATATTCAAAGTATactgagcacagaaacaaatgAAACTTCAAAAGAGATCCAAATCTGCATTTCCACCAAAATTAAAGGGAGATAAAGGTTTCTCAGTAGCTCTGAAGATCTCTTTACCCTAgtatctctttcttttttttttttttaatataaaagcaacataaaaccaaatttaaaaaaataaagtgctgaggaaggtaatttaaaaatccctgaAGAAATTTAAGGATACTGGATAAAATACACTGTTTTCAAATAAGGTTCATTGTTGATAGGAAAACATTTAACTCACAGGATCAGTATCATCAGAAAAGAGTAATTCAAAACTTGTTACATTTTAATAAGAGTTCTTAAGCCTAAATGCTGATGAATTTCtcatagaaaaataatttacagtgGCTAATAAATCACATTACTGATATTTTTGAAGCCCAAACAATACATACTCAGCAGCTGTTCATCCCTTTGCTTCCTCCTGGGTTGTACATAAGTAGCATTAAATGAATCTGTAATAAGCAATGAAGGCCTGCTTAACATTTCCAAGGAACATCCATTCAGATGGCtgtgggaaaaaggaaaaatctcacttttttgcatttctattttagaaaaaaataaaacagttagATTCTAGATATTTGCATGTACAGAAACCAAACTACTCAGCTGCTGAATGCTTCCTGCTTCAAATttacaaattaataaaaatgaatggaaTAAAGAAACACAGAGCTAAGGCTTGCTTCAAACTGATTAATCTGGATGCAAATGAAATTAGTGGTCTTATTAGAACTAGAAATGCACTTCTGCTTCCACACCTCTTTATCACCCACTAAATGATGCACACCTAACACTGCTAAGAACTATACATTACTATGTTAAACTTACATCTCCCTCTTGTGGTTGAAATCAACAGCATAAACAATTTCTTCCTCCCCATCCTTGACAATCTTCCAAATTGTGCCTCCTATCATGTGACCAGCTGGCAATGGTGTGATTGACAAACCATGTCCTTTGCCTACAAAGGTTTTCAGAATTTTAGGTAGATTACACATATTAAAATCCATTACTCTAAACAAGAGATAGTAACTTCAAACCACTAAATGCCTAAATTactactgaggaaaaaaaactcaaatGAAGTATGAAAAGGCAGTAATATTTGTCCTTCCCATCTAACGAGtaatgtcaaaatattttgcaattcaCTTTTATATTTCCTCCAGAATAAAGAAACTAAAGCAAAGATCACCTCTTCCCTCCACCTCGCACTGATACTCAAAAGCACTGCAGAGTTCCTGTAACTATAGACATAAACAACAgtaaattatataattatatcaCAAGAAAGCAAGCACAATGATGAAAGCCAGGATCCTCTCTGGGGCAACACTAAATGCTTATGTATCATTCACATTTAAGGTGCTTAGGAAAACTTATATAAATTACACAATCTGGAAGCTTTCCAGAATGACAAACACACAAGTCAAACCATAGCAGAAAAGGTGTTCATGTGCTGCAGTCAGGGCTGACAGAACTTTTCAGCACCTGATGCATTTTTCAAGTGCACTGTTGCTCCCTTTCATTGACACCAGCCTGTATCTTTGTCAGATTAAAATGAGACCACCAAAACCATTACTCGCTGACTCTGCTGCACGAAGTGCACAGTAATAATTAAACATATATTATCTTCTTAAATGCCTCCATTGGGTCTTTTCAAATCACCTCCATTAAATAAAGGAAGttggttgtttttaaaaagtcgTACACTAAAATTACTCTTTAGATGTAAAAATTGCCAGGACAGATATAGCCTTGCTACAACTATCTCAAAAAGGGGCCAACATCCTTTCAAGGACAACACCCTCTTTCTATTTTCCAAATAAGGCAAGTATTTTGGAAGCACTATTCATGAACCTCTAAAATACTGTCACAGGTCCTAGCAACACACTACGGTGAGTATGATCTAAGTCACTGAAGCTCTACCCATTAAATCATTCACATGCTGTAACTTCATCTCTGCAACCTGGCTCTAGAAAGCTTTCCCTTGTGTTACTGCTTATGAAGAGTTCTGAGGTATCTGCCATTAGATGTAAGTAAATACTTTTAATAGACATCAGTAAATTccaaaaaaagtaacaaaaacaccaaagagAAGCAAACATCAAAACATTCTTTGGCATGACCTTCTCTGCATTAAGTGAAAATTCTATCTATTTCTAAATACAATTGCCGAGGCAATTGATACAGACTGACACAAGGCTAATGAATTCAGCACTGCAAAACACACTGTATTTCAGAACTCAGTCCCTtcaaaaaagttattttaactCTTAACTACTCTGTCACCTTTCACTAAAAGTAATTTATCGAGGCTTTGGTGACAACTTTACCTTTTAAGTTCACAATCTGAGAAAATTTCAGCTGTTGTATCTTATCAAAGGCTGCATCTACATCATCCAATGTAAAGAGTGTGAAATCTTCAGTGTTATGGCGGGACTGAAACAAAGAGGTACAGAGCATTCAAACACTCCACCATATCAAAGAAGTTGTGTATGAAAGTATCAACTTAAACATACCTGGTAGAGATCATACATAAACATCTGTCCCATTTTATATACAGGAATAGTTGCATAAATGGCACAATTCAACCCCATTTTTCCAACTGCATATGGAAGTGCACCAAGGTGTAGAGGGTCAGGGTGGGAAAGCAGAACAGCATCAACCTGGTGAACATGCCTATAAAAAGAGGGCCAACAAAAGCCATTGAAAGGAATTCTGTATGGTTTTGTGTATCTCCTGCTAGGGATATTTGGAGAATACATCCACAGTCTGAAAGCCAAACAATGGAACTTAAAACCCTTCAAGGTTTGGGATAGTCTTAAAAACCATAATTAAAATGTACAGGTGTTTCCTAATGTTCAAATACTTAAAACCCAAGTGATTTCAGAAAGCATAACTTCAAGCTCTGAAGATGTAAGTTTCACATCAAACTCCTGATGAAAAAGAACTTAGCATGTATGTGGACACTAGAAAGTAAATTAACTGAGGGACCAAAAATATTACTGGTACAAATGTGCTACGAATTTCTTAATACACCCCAAAACAGATTATAACTTTTCTTCTGATGAGAGTGACCAAGGACACAACAATCCTTAAACTAATAAAGATCAtatcaaaatgtatttctttaaatatagaAAAGATCAAACATATAATTTCAGAAAAGTAGCATATCAGTTTGGGGAATCTTATTACtcttaaaaacttttttttttttccttgcaaagtGTTGCATAAAATAAGAACTTGGACTAAAGACTTTCTACAGATAACAATTGAAAAACTTTAGGGCATAAAACACATgtaacaaatgaaaatacaaactGGACTGACAGCTCTTTGCTCCCTTGCATAGTAAGTGGGGCACACACATTCTTCTTGATGGCTGTTATGGAAAAGGTAATTTTATCAAATCGCTTCTTAGATAAGACACTtgaaaaaatgttataaattaTTCTTAGTACCTAACAATCCTCACATAAAAGATTTCAAACACTGCAAGTGTGTCAATACTATAAAGCTAGTATCAAAAAGCTCAGTTTCTCTCCCAAATTTCCATATTTCAGTCCTAACTTGGaaatcagcacagctccttGCTGTACCTGCTGAAGTTCAGTATTCAAGTCCAGACAGATTTTggtttggaggggttttttccctttgctgtccTGATGGAAGGTGTTTTCCTGACAGTCTattcaaattaaaacaagagCCAGGAGTTGAACTGCTTTGTATTCAGCCTACATATACAAAGGCCTCGTCTCCTATTTAAAACTTAGTTAACTATTCCAAATTACTTGAGAGCCAAGGTCAGTCTTCCCCAAGCCGTGTCACATTTATGAcaataaaaaatgaacaaatcaTCCAAGCCAAAACAAACACGGAACAGTTTGAGAATTACAGTTAAGAGACCCACTGGACTGacgagaaaaaaaaatcccaaaattttgcGGGAAATGTTTCAGCAGTGTGATTCCCTTTAAGTAAAGcatacacaaaacaaaacaaaaaaaagggaacaatTTTGCATTTAGCGACACTGTACATAATACCACTGCATGGAATTTTGAGAACTTTCAAGACAGACCAAGacctattttaaaaaaagctgtatGAACTGAACTACTTACTTCCTCAGAGAATCAATAATATCCATAGAAAAGTTTTCATCCCAGCCACAGTCCAAAAGAAAACGAAACTCATCTACTTGCAACAGATAGCAaagggcagattcctcctgcaCCCCCGAGAGCGTAGTCAACTTGATAATCGATGTCATTTTCCTCTCCAAGTGTTTACTCTCCAAAAGAACTAATCTGAATGGGCGACAAAATGTTTCATTGactgacaaaaagaaaatttccatttccttagATCTAGCTTcacatatttctgaaaataatctgGCTATCCTGCTCGATACCGACTAAGTCTCAGATATTAACATTCTACTGTTGCAGGTCTTATTAGAAAGAGGTGGGGTTAATTTTTTACAATTTAcattaagaataattttttaaaggatcCCTAGGAGCAGGGCAGTTAATAGCAGCTCCACGGAGCTGAATCGGGGCACCCAGAGATGGCACATCCAGGGCCGCGACCTCCCAAACCCAGGGCCTGCCCGACCGGGGCACAGCGCGGGTGGGCCGGGGGCTCCGGGGCTCCAGCGCCTCACCGGGCCCCGGCGCCGGGCCTGGCCTGACGGGACGAGTCTCGCCAGGCGGGGGCGGCGTGACGGGGGCGAGCCCCGCGCCCACTCCAGTCCGAGGCGAGAAGAacaaggggaagaggaggatgatGTGAAAGAGCCGATACCTGCCACCCTCAACCACCCCCAGCCCGCGCCGCGCTCGCTGCCATCTTGCGGGAGACggggaggaggggcagcagccGGAAGGGTGGCGGGCGGCACCACCGCGAGCCCGCCGGGGGGAGGCCGCTCCTCCCCCGCCCTGCGCGGCGCGTGGTCTGTCCCGGCCCGCCCGTTCCCGGTGCCCTTGGCGCGGCCGCTGCGGGTCCCGGCGGCGCCGCGAGCAGCGGTAATGGCGGGGTCGCGcggggggcggcagcggcggcggggcggaaCCTCTGTCGGACCGCTCTGGGAGCACCTcgccctgtcccctgccccttCGGCGGGACACGGCGGCGGGCGGAAGCGCCCCTCAGCCGCCGGGCTTTATGGCGCTGTTACCCCTGGAGGGGCAGTCGGGGTCCCGGGCGGGCCGGAGGCGGCTGAGCCGGGAGCTGGCGGTCCCGTGTCGCGGGTCGGGGCTgggcccgggccggggctgtgtggcagccgctcccgcaggggctgtgggtgcgCGGGtcggggccgggcccgggcccgggccggggctgtgtggcagccgctcccgcaggggctgtgggtgcgCGGGtcggggccgggcccgggccggggctgtgtggcagccgctcccgcaggggctgtgggtgcgCGGGtcggggccgggcccgggccggggctgtgtggcagccgctcccgcaggggctgtgggtgcgCGGCCGCCCCAcagcgggagcggcggcggcatTCGGGCCGGGGCTCCGAGCCCGCGGCTGTGTGCGACACACTTCACTCGTGGCGCTTCTAGTTCCCTGATCGGGTTTGGTTGGGTCAGAAAGGTTTGCCGGGCCTCTagtctg of Oenanthe melanoleuca isolate GR-GAL-2019-014 unplaced genomic scaffold, OMel1.0 S268, whole genome shotgun sequence contains these proteins:
- the LOC130266828 gene encoding cleavage and polyadenylation specificity factor subunit 2 encodes the protein MTSIIKLTTLSGVQEESALCYLLQVDEFRFLLDCGWDENFSMDIIDSLRKHVHQVDAVLLSHPDPLHLGALPYAVGKMGLNCAIYATIPVYKMGQMFMYDLYQSRHNTEDFTLFTLDDVDAAFDKIQQLKFSQIVNLKGKGHGLSITPLPAGHMIGGTIWKIVKDGEEEIVYAVDFNHKREIHLNGCSLEMLSRPSLLITDSFNATYVQPRRKQRDEQLLTNVLETLRGDGNVLIAVDTAGRVLELAQLLDQIWRTKDAGLGVYSLALLNNVSYNVVEFSKSQVEWMSDKLMRCFEDKRNNPFQFRHLSLCHSLSDLARVPSPKVVLASQPDLECGFSRDLFIQWCQDSKNSVILTYRTTPGTLARFLIDNPSEKVIDIELRKRVKLEGKELEEYLEKEKLKKEAAKKLEQSKEADIDSSDESDAEEDIDQPTLHKTKHDLMMKGEGSRKGSFFKQAKKSYPMFPAPEERIKWDEYGEIIKYVVVMYTKTVAMK